A window of the Gordonia humi genome harbors these coding sequences:
- a CDS encoding IclR family transcriptional regulator domain-containing protein has protein sequence MDAPKAGNAVISRTAALLRALSDSADAGATTTALARAVDLPRATAHRLLTSLSEEGLVDRTPDGLWVLGPELYILGSIAAQRYDIATTAGDILRDLARSTGESAFLSARRGDETVVLAAEEGTFPLRSHVLHPGKRLPLGIASAGVVLLAHLPDTDIDRYLERADLEGEWGHDHSTAGIKRRIAETRVFGYSVNPALLVEGSWGIGAAVFDRAGRPEWALSLNGVQTRFSATRRPQLGEALLRAAHDLTRRVR, from the coding sequence GTGGACGCACCGAAGGCGGGGAACGCCGTCATCTCCCGGACCGCCGCACTGCTGCGCGCACTGAGCGACAGCGCCGATGCCGGGGCGACGACCACCGCGCTCGCCAGGGCCGTCGATCTGCCGCGGGCGACGGCCCACCGACTGTTGACGTCGCTCTCGGAGGAGGGGCTCGTCGACCGCACGCCCGACGGACTCTGGGTGCTCGGACCCGAGCTGTACATCCTCGGGTCGATCGCCGCCCAGCGGTACGACATCGCGACCACGGCGGGTGACATCCTGCGCGACCTCGCCCGCTCGACGGGAGAGAGCGCATTCCTGTCCGCGCGACGCGGCGACGAGACCGTCGTTCTCGCCGCGGAGGAGGGCACGTTCCCGCTGCGCTCCCACGTGCTGCATCCCGGCAAACGGTTGCCGCTCGGCATCGCGTCGGCCGGTGTGGTCCTTCTCGCGCATCTGCCCGACACCGACATCGACCGCTATCTCGAGCGTGCCGACTTGGAAGGCGAATGGGGGCACGATCATTCGACGGCGGGTATCAAACGGCGTATCGCCGAGACGAGAGTGTTCGGCTACTCGGTGAATCCGGCGCTGCTCGTCGAAGGCAGTTGGGGGATCGGCGCGGCCGTATTCGACCGTGCGGGCCGACCGGAATGGGCGTTGAGCCTGAACGGGGTACAGACCCGATTCTCGGCGACGCGACGCCCACAGCTGGGTGAAGCTTTGTTGCGCGCGGCGCACGATCTGACGAGGCGGGTGCGGTAG
- a CDS encoding acetyl-coenzyme A synthetase N-terminal domain-containing protein has translation MTSRIDVFAKDLGERVGRDLTDYADLWEYSVTDLSGFWRAVWDFVDFDAIAAEPLGDGPVLADASMPGASWFPTVRLNYVDAVLAHADRDGVAIVGVVEDGQRVRTIDWRGRRRSASRHGGHPITIFRFTYEHADAASRSADLEPHARWLVER, from the coding sequence ATGACTTCACGGATCGACGTCTTCGCCAAGGATCTGGGCGAGCGGGTCGGCCGTGACCTCACCGATTACGCCGACCTGTGGGAGTACTCGGTCACCGACCTGTCCGGCTTCTGGCGCGCGGTGTGGGACTTCGTCGACTTCGATGCGATCGCGGCGGAACCGCTCGGCGACGGACCGGTGCTCGCCGACGCGTCGATGCCGGGCGCGTCCTGGTTCCCCACGGTGCGACTCAACTACGTCGACGCGGTCCTGGCACACGCCGACCGGGACGGTGTCGCGATCGTCGGCGTCGTCGAGGACGGGCAGCGAGTCAGGACCATCGACTGGCGCGGTCGTCGAAGATCGGCAAGCAGACACGGAGGGCACCCTATTACGATCTTTCGTTTCACATACGAACACGCAGACGCGGCCAGCCGGTCGGCAGATCTGGAACCGCATGCTCGGTGGCTGGTCGAGCGGTAG
- a CDS encoding CoA transferase subunit A, translated as MADKSVADAATAVAGIGDGASIAVGGFGLCGIPDRLIAALGEQGAGGLELFSNNCGVDGQGLGVLLELGRVRRVVASYVGENKEFARQYLSGELEVELTPQGTLAERLRAGGAGVPAFYTPAGVGTPISDGGLPWRYDADGNVQVASPAKEVREFNGRRYVMEEGIVADFALVHATVGDRLGNLVFDKTAMNFNPLAAMAGRVTIAQVERLVEPGELDPEQIHLPGVFVQHVVETGPQDTRIEKRTVRAQAGA; from the coding sequence ATGGCAGACAAGTCAGTGGCAGATGCGGCGACAGCCGTGGCGGGCATCGGCGACGGCGCGTCGATCGCCGTCGGAGGATTCGGGCTGTGCGGCATCCCCGACCGGCTGATCGCCGCCCTCGGCGAGCAGGGCGCCGGCGGTCTGGAGTTGTTCTCCAACAACTGCGGCGTCGACGGCCAGGGCCTCGGCGTCCTGCTGGAGCTCGGTCGGGTGCGCCGCGTCGTCGCGTCGTACGTCGGCGAGAACAAGGAGTTCGCGCGCCAGTACCTGTCCGGCGAGCTCGAGGTGGAACTGACGCCGCAGGGCACACTCGCCGAGCGGCTGCGCGCGGGCGGCGCGGGCGTCCCCGCGTTCTACACCCCGGCGGGCGTCGGCACACCGATCAGCGACGGCGGTCTCCCCTGGCGCTACGACGCCGACGGGAACGTTCAGGTGGCTTCGCCCGCGAAGGAGGTCCGTGAGTTCAACGGCCGCCGCTACGTGATGGAGGAGGGCATCGTCGCCGACTTCGCGCTGGTGCACGCGACTGTCGGCGACCGTCTCGGCAATCTCGTCTTCGACAAGACCGCGATGAACTTCAACCCGCTGGCCGCGATGGCCGGGCGCGTGACGATCGCCCAGGTCGAGCGGCTCGTCGAACCGGGCGAGCTCGACCCGGAGCAGATCCACCTCCCCGGCGTGTTCGTCCAGCACGTCGTCGAGACCGGCCCCCAGG
- a CDS encoding S-(hydroxymethyl)mycothiol dehydrogenase, translating to MPQHVRGVIARSSGAPVELTDIVIPDPGPGEVIVAISACGVCHTDLTYRDGGINDEYPFLLGHEAAGVVDAVGPGVDSVAIGDFVVLNWRAVCGDCRACRRGRPEYCFNTHNATQKMTLTDGTELTAALGIGAFAEKTLVHAGQCTKVNPAADPAVAGLIGCGVMAGLGAAVNTGGVARGDSVAVIGCGGVGAAAVVGARLAGATTIIAVDRDPRRQSMATELGATHTVDASAVDTVASIRSLTGGFGADVVIDAVGRPETWEQAFYARDLAGTVVLVGVPTPDVRVDMALVDFFSRGGALKSSWYGDCLPDRDFPMLIDLHLQGRIPLEHFVSERIGLDGIEDAFDAMHEGRGLRSVVTL from the coding sequence ATGCCCCAGCACGTCCGCGGAGTCATCGCTCGATCATCCGGCGCGCCCGTCGAACTCACCGATATCGTCATCCCTGACCCAGGACCGGGCGAGGTGATCGTCGCGATCTCGGCGTGCGGTGTGTGCCATACCGATCTGACCTATCGCGACGGTGGGATCAACGACGAGTACCCGTTCCTGCTCGGTCACGAAGCCGCCGGTGTCGTCGACGCCGTAGGCCCCGGCGTCGACTCGGTCGCCATCGGCGACTTCGTCGTCCTCAACTGGCGAGCGGTCTGCGGAGACTGTCGTGCCTGCCGCCGCGGACGCCCGGAATACTGTTTCAACACCCACAACGCCACCCAGAAGATGACGCTGACCGACGGAACCGAACTCACCGCAGCACTGGGCATCGGCGCCTTCGCCGAGAAGACTCTCGTCCACGCCGGTCAATGCACCAAGGTGAACCCCGCCGCCGATCCCGCCGTCGCCGGTCTCATCGGATGCGGTGTGATGGCGGGGCTCGGCGCTGCCGTCAACACCGGTGGCGTCGCCCGCGGCGATTCGGTGGCCGTGATTGGGTGCGGCGGTGTCGGCGCTGCGGCGGTCGTCGGAGCGAGACTGGCCGGCGCCACCACGATCATCGCTGTCGACCGGGACCCGCGACGACAATCCATGGCCACCGAGCTCGGTGCCACGCACACCGTCGATGCCTCCGCTGTCGACACCGTCGCATCGATTCGGAGCCTGACCGGCGGGTTCGGGGCGGACGTCGTGATCGATGCCGTGGGCCGACCTGAGACCTGGGAGCAGGCGTTCTACGCTCGAGACCTCGCGGGAACAGTCGTCCTCGTCGGTGTGCCGACACCTGATGTGCGGGTCGACATGGCCCTGGTCGACTTCTTCTCGCGCGGCGGCGCACTGAAGTCGTCGTGGTATGGCGACTGCCTACCGGATCGTGACTTCCCCATGCTCATCGACCTCCATCTGCAGGGCCGGATCCCGCTGGAGCACTTCGTCTCCGAACGCATCGGCCTCGACGGGATAGAGGATGCATTCGACGCCATGCATGAGGGCCGAGGACTCAGGTCTGTCGTTACTCTGTAA
- the hisC gene encoding histidinol-phosphate transaminase gives MPNARPILRATLDAVPAYVPGSTAPAGWKLSSNELAHPPLDGVLDAVSTAATQMNRYPDLAAVEVRSSLADRLDVPVRHIAVGAGSSELLQQVMRIAVDPGDEVVYAWRSFESYPIVTGLAGARAVEVPLNEDESHDLPAMADAVSDRTRAVVVCTPNNPTGRALRSSELSDFLARIPSTVLIVLDEAYTEFATGPDRVDGARIYRDHPNLVVLRTFSKAYGLAGLRIGYAIAHESVAEALRKAAVPFGVSSVAQAAAVASLERHDRLIRRVAAVVAERTRVRDTLRSQGWTVPDSAANFVWLRLTDRTSDFTEHCRRVGITVRPYEPDGVRITIGEPAANDALLRAAGTYSYRNRGGRRQ, from the coding sequence GTGCCGAACGCACGACCGATCCTGAGAGCTACGCTGGACGCGGTCCCCGCCTATGTGCCGGGCAGCACAGCACCGGCGGGCTGGAAACTCTCGTCGAACGAGCTCGCCCACCCACCGCTGGACGGAGTGCTCGACGCCGTCTCCACGGCCGCGACGCAGATGAACCGGTACCCGGATCTGGCTGCAGTCGAGGTGCGCAGCAGTCTCGCCGATCGGCTCGACGTTCCCGTCAGACACATCGCGGTCGGTGCCGGGTCCAGCGAACTGCTGCAGCAGGTGATGCGGATCGCCGTCGACCCGGGAGATGAGGTCGTCTACGCCTGGCGGTCGTTCGAGTCGTACCCGATCGTCACGGGGCTCGCCGGGGCACGCGCTGTAGAGGTGCCGTTGAACGAGGACGAGTCGCACGATCTCCCGGCGATGGCGGACGCAGTGTCCGACCGTACACGGGCGGTGGTCGTGTGCACGCCCAACAATCCGACCGGCCGTGCACTGCGGAGTTCCGAGCTCAGCGACTTCCTGGCTCGCATCCCGTCGACCGTGCTCATCGTCCTCGACGAGGCCTACACTGAGTTCGCGACCGGACCCGATCGTGTCGACGGCGCACGCATATACCGGGACCACCCGAATCTGGTTGTGCTGCGAACCTTCTCCAAGGCCTACGGTCTCGCCGGCCTGCGTATCGGCTACGCGATCGCCCACGAATCCGTCGCGGAGGCTCTTCGCAAGGCAGCAGTCCCGTTCGGCGTCTCGTCCGTCGCACAGGCTGCAGCCGTCGCATCCCTCGAAAGACACGATCGACTGATCCGACGAGTGGCCGCGGTCGTCGCCGAGCGCACTCGGGTCCGCGACACGCTGCGCTCACAGGGCTGGACCGTCCCTGACAGCGCGGCGAACTTCGTCTGGCTCCGGCTGACGGACCGCACGTCAGACTTCACGGAACACTGCCGGCGAGTCGGAATCACCGTACGGCCGTACGAACCGGACGGAGTCCGGATCACGATCGGCGAGCCCGCCGCCAACGACGCTCTTCTACGGGCGGCAGGCACATACTCTTACCGCAATCGCGGTGGGCGCCGACAATGA